A region of the Bacillus sp. NP247 genome:
TATCATATATGTCATGGCAGTTGGCTCGTAGATTGCACTAGCCATGCTAATAAAGAATACTAAGAGATAGACACTCCAAAGAGATGGAAGTAAAGGTAAAATAGCGATAAGTATTACGCGATATATATCTAGGTGGATCATTAACTTCCGTTTATTTAAACGGTCTATCAAACTTCCTGACCAAGCGTTTGTAAATAAAGTGGCTAATGGTTTTATCACATATAAAGTAGCAACAGCTAAGGCTGAGCCGCCCATTTTATAGACAAGTACATTAAGTGCTATTAAATAAATCCATGCACCTAAATTCGCAATACCAACTCCGGACAATAGCAATAAAGGATATTTCCAATCTTTAAGTATTTTTTTCACTTTAGGCCCCACGCTTTCCTAATTATTTTAAAGCAATAAAAAATCCCCCCCCCAAGACTTATAGTCTTAGGGACGAGATTTATCATCGCGGTGCCACCCTAGTTTATTAATATGTCGCCATATTAAACTTATCAGGTACTGCATTGTTCATGCTTATACCTTAGCTCTATAACGGGAGCTCCCGTCACATCACCCCCTTATAATAGGTTCCGATGTGCTGCTCAGAGGTTTGGTTCAATAAAGAATTTTTACTCCTTTTCAGCTAAATGGAGCTCCCTGTGAAAAATTCATTTTATCTACTCTTCTCTTCACTGCATTTGATTTCCCCCCATATTATCACATGTTTATTTAACTGTAAACAACGAATAATCAGATATTTAAAGTCGTGCTATCGTTAATGGTTTTATTTATTATTTTTTCTAAAAATTACGGTGCGTGAAATTACTTGAAACTCTAAAAAAGGCCTATTGTATATAGACCCTTCAAAGTGTCCGAATTAATTCGTATTTGCCTCTGCTAACGGTTGTAGTGGCGGTTCTAATTCTAATTCTAAAGTATAACCTTCTTGTAAATCTTGTCCTTTTTCAATACTTTGATTTGTTACATAGCCCGTACCTGAAGTTTTTAAATCTAATTTCAATAGTTTAGAGAAATACATAACATCACGCATTGACCAACCTTTTAAATTTGGCATTTTTGCGTTAGTCCCCAATAGAAATATACGATCGCCTTCACTCATTACCTCGCCAGACTGCGGATATTGTTTTATTAGCTTTCCTTCTCCTAATATTACTGGCTGAAGTTTCTCTTTTTCTGCACTTTTTTCTACTGTAACCATCGATTGATTTTCATAATTTTGTACCTTTAATTGGGATTGTTTCGTTGCATCTGTCATTTGTTTTTCTGTATATGGTTTCACTTTTAAATATTCTAGACTGTTTTTCATAACTGGTTTAAAAATTTCAGCAAGAGGCTGAGCACCGTATTCATTCCCTTTTAATTTAGGTTGCTTAATGGCTAAATATACGACTAATTCTGGATCATCAATTGGAGCCATTCCTAAGAATGAAAAAATATAATTATCTTTCCCTTCCATATATCGTCCATTTTCAGGATTCGGAATTTGCGCTGTTCCTGTTTTACCACCAATCGGATAACCATCCACTTTATACATTGTACCTGTCCCTTTTGAAGACGTTATAACACGCTCCATTAAGCTTCTTACCTTATCTGCTGTCTCTTTTTTTATCGGATTCCCAATTTCTTTCGGTTGATTTTCCATAATAACTTGTTTATTTGTTGGATTTACAACCTTATCAACAATATAAGGTTGCATCATTTTTCCGTCATTTGCAATTGCTGTGGCCGCTTGTACGATTTGAATAGGAGTTATAGTTGAGCCTTGGCCGAAAGAAGTAGTAACTTGTTGAATTTGAGTATTTAACAATAATGTATTTTTACTTTCTCCAGGTAAATCTATCCCTGTTTTTTGATCGAAACCAAATTTATTCATATATTGCTTGAATTTATTTGGTTTCAGTAACTGGTCTTCTAAAATAGAAAAAGCAACATTCGATGACCGTTCAAACCCTTCATCAAATGTAATTGAGCCCCATCCATAGCCACCATTATGATCTTTAATCTCTGCTGAACCAACTGCGTATTTTCCTGATTGAAAATATTCTTTCCCGTTATATACACCTTCATTAATTGCAGCAGCTAATGTAAAAACTTTCATTGTAGACCCTGGTTCGAATGCATTCGCAATTGGATCGTTTAAAAAATATTCAATGTCTCCTTTGTTAGGATTATAACTAGGCTTACTAGACATTGCTAAAATCTTACCTGTTTTTGGATCCGCGATAATTCCTACTAGCATAGAAGGATCATAGTGTTGCTCCGCTTTATTCATCGCGTCTTCTAAAAAACTATTAATTTGTTTATCAAGCGTAAGATATACGTTATTTCCATTTTTAGCAGGTTCTACTTTTCCTATATCATTTGTAAGTGGGATACCTTTTCGTGAACCTACATATTCTACATTTCCGTTTGTAGAGCGTAAATATTTATCCAAACTTTCTTCAAGCCCAAACTTCCCCTTCGCATTACCTTTATCGTCTGGTCTTGCAAAACCAAGTATATACGAAGCGAAATCTTCATTTGGGTATACTCTGGCTTTTTCTGTTCTAAACGATACACCTGGTATTTTCAAATTATTAATTTCTTCCTTCGCTTCTCTAGATAGGTTACGTCCAATTTTACCAATTTCAACTTGCGTACGTCCTTCATGAAAATTTTTCGTGATCTCCTCTTTATCAACTTCAAGCGCATCTGCTAAACGTTGTGCAGTATCTTCTTTATCTTTTAATTTATCTTTTCCTTTTAAGTTTACAACGATGCGATATGTCGTTGAGTCTTGGACTAATACTTTACCGTTTTGATCATAAATTGTCCCGCGATTTGCTTCAAGAACTCCATTTTTGTTTTGTTGTTCATTCGCAAGATCTTTTACATTAACATTATGCACGACTCCTACTGCTTGAATATAAAATATACGTAAAAGCATAGTAAGAAACAAGACAATAAAAGCAATCATCATATATCGAGCGCCTTTATTCGTTTGAAGTTTATGCATACTTATCTCCTTTCTTTTCCAATGTATTAATGCAAAGATGCGCTACTAAATATGTTCTTTATTATATTAGATACTATATTTTTCGAAGTTTTTTTACTAATTCCTCTATAACAATAAGAAAACTAGCTGCATTGTTATCTGTTTTTTCGTATTTTATATTTTTAATATAAAATACGGTAAGTGAAATTTAAGAATTTTCAAATAAAAAGAACCTACTTTTTGTAGGTTCTTACGATTAAGCTATATGATTATATTTCGCTAAAAAAGGAACTCGTTTTGCTACTAGTGCATACATTTTGAAAATAAATTTTGCTAACGGCTCAAATATACGTGTACTTTGCATTACTAAACCGCTTGTAATAAATGTTAAGAACGCAGCACCAAGTATATCTAGAGGATAATGAACACCTACGTACATGCGTGATACACCAACTAATATTGCCCAGATAAGCGCGATATATTTAAGTTTTTCTCCTCTTAGAATAAATACGAAAGCAATCGAAAATACAAGTACAGAATGATCACTTACAAATGATGAATCTGCTGCATGCGGTACTAATTGATTTACATGATGTGTTATAAAAGGACGCGGATGGTAATATACCGCATGTATAAAAACATTTACTAATAATGCAATACTAACTGAAAGTGTCGTATATAACACTGTATATTGTTTTCTAATTGCATTCTCTTTCTTTCCATTATTGAACCATAGGATAAGCATGAATAGAATAGCTACATATGGAACACTATTTGTAATAGCGATCATTAGCGTATCTAATAGCTTGGATGATCCAGCAAAGTTATTAATCCATTGAAATACTGTGTAATTCATATTACTCTCTCCTTATTATTTCTCATTGTACTTTAAATAAAGATACAAGTGTTCTTGATTTACACAGTATACAACATCAATATGAAAATGGGCTTAAACTTTTCTCATCTAATTCTCATTTTATTACTATTCATTTGACAATCGTGTAACTATTTACAAGAGCTAAGTATGTATAAAGGTTGTAAAACATTTTAAATAGTATGGTAAACACTTCATGTATGAATATAATACTTAACATGTTCATTTAAATATACTATCTACGAAATCATATTTTCATTCCATACGTAGGGCAATATTACCGAATTGTTCTCCTTGCTGCATTCGATTTAAAGCTTGAATTGCTTCTTCTAATGGATATACTTTATCAATGATTGGTTTAATATTATGTTCCTCTATAAAATGAATCATCTCATTAAATTCCTCACTGCTGCCCATTGATGTTCCCATAATATCGATTTGATTATAAAATAATGCTCGTAACGGTAATTCAATTTTATCTCCTGAACTTGCACCAAAATTAACGATTCTTCCATTTGGTTTTAATATATCAAAATATTTTAAGAAAGTCGCTGGACCTATACTATCTATAATTAAATCTACTTTTTCTCCATGTAAGCACTCTTCCCAATTACCAGAACTATTAAAAGAAAAGTCTGCTCCATATTTTTCTGCAGCCTTTCTTTTGCTCTCTATCCTTGAAGTAACGCTCACCTTTGCTCCAATTGCTTTAGCAAATAACATAGCATAAGTAGCTACACCACCGCCAATTCCGGGAATTAGAACATGTTCTTCAGATTTCAATCTGCCTTTTGTAAAAAGCGCTCTATATGCAGTTAATGCCGATAAAGATAACACACCAGATTCTTCCCACGTAAGATATGTTGGTTTTTTTACTACATTTTCAGCTAGCACAATAACATATTCGGCAAACGTTCCATCGGCTGGTCCACCTAGTACTTCAGGTAACTCTGGTATTTCGTGAGTATTATTCCATCCAACACTAGGATTTATAATAACCTCTGTATGTAGTGTGATATTTGAAACATCTTCTCCTAATTCCGTAACAATACCTGCACCATCTGATCCTAAAATTAAAGGTAATTCCATTTCTTTTCTATTATTCATTATAAATAAATCACGATGATTTAAACCTGCTGCTTTTAATTTCACTTTCACTTCCCCGGCCTTAGGAGTTATCTCAGGTGATAATTTATATTCTAAACCTTTTAATCCTTTTTTATGTTGATGTACAATAGCTTTCATTAATTATTCCCCCTTAATACTTTCAATGTACTAGAAATATCGAAATAAATAAAATAATTTGATTACTAAGCATCAAAAAAGGAGGAAATACAAATGTATTCCTCCTTTTAAAGAGTTTTTTCAAAAAGAATTTTCTACCTTTAACTATTAATGTGTAGCATAAGGAAATGTAATCGTAACAATTGTTCCTTCATCTTCTTTACTCTCTAATTGAATAGTTCCGTTATATTTTTCTACAAGCCTTTTGGCAATAGATAGGCCCAGACCATTTCCACCTTGTTTTCGACTTCTCGCTTTATCAACTCGATAAAAGCGATTAAGAACAAAAGGTAAATCCGCTTCAGGTATGCCCGCTCCGTGATCTATTATACTAATTTTAATTTTGCCCGCTTGTATACTTGATTCAATGCAAATATACTTATTAGCTTCTTTCGTATATTTCACCGCATTATCCATTACAATAATAATAATTTGTTCTAAGTAAGATGATGGGATTGAAATATACGCTTCATCTGCATCCAATTTCATATGAAATTGAAAGTCAGTTTGGAGTACTGCAAAGTTTTGTGTAACTTGTTTCAATACGCTATTAACGTGGACTCGTTCTACTGCTACTGGATGCATCTGTTCTGATTCAGCCCTTGAAAGCTCTAGCAGTTCTGAAACTAATTTATTTAATCGATCTACTTCTTTTAAACTGGATTGAAGGGATTTATCCAATACTGCTGGATCATTTTTCCCCCATCGATTTAGCATCGATAAGTGCCCTTGAATAATTGTTAATGGTGTTCTTAATTCATGCGATGCGTCTTCTACAAACTGTTTTTGCTGTGTAAATGAGGTTTCTACTTCATCCATCATTTCGTTAAAAAGAATCGATAATTTTGCGAGTTCATCATTATTTTCTCGTACTGGAACTCTTTCATTTAGTCCATTTTTCTTAATACGCTTCATCGTATCCGTTATATTTTGAACACTCGATAAAAGCTTTTTCGTTATAAGTATTCCACCTAAAAAACTAAACACTAATCCACATAGTCCCGCAATAACCATTACCACTAAAATTATTTTTAATAAATGATCAAATGTCTCTAAGTTTTTCGCAAGCTCAATAGTTCCAGTGAATTTTTTTGTTTGAATGGGTAAGCGCTCAACTAATATTCGATCCTCTATATGTCTTTTTATAAATGATTCATCTTGCGTAACCATTTTGGGCTCTATCCACGCTTCATTAAAATCTCGTGAAACAGTAACAATAGGTTTTCCATCATTTCCTATAATACGAATCATTTGATGCTTATCGATCATGTTGTTTAGAAATTCTTTACTATTTTCAAATGTTTTGCCCGAGAGCGTATCATTTTTATCTTGAAAATATGCCGCTATTTCTGTCACTTGTCTGTTTATTTGTTTCTGTTCATAATCTATAGTCCACTTATTAATTACAATGAATTGTAACGCGCTATATAAAATAAACAAAATGAATACTAGTGTAGTGGACCAAAGTGTTAATTTCCACTTTATAGGCAAATTTCTAATTCGGTACATAATGTTTTTTATCATTTCATTATATATCCAGCACCGCGGACTGTTTGGATATACTCCTCCTTATCTAAACTATGTAACTTATTACGTAGATAACGAACATACACATCGACTATATTTGTCTCAACCATTGCATCATATCCCCATACTTGGTCCAGTAAAATATCACGGGTAAGAACTCGATTAATATTTTTCATAAACATAAGCAGTAGCTCGAATTCTTTATTTGTAAGTTCAATTTCTTCATTTCCTTTAGTTATAGTTCGAGATTCAATCTGAAGCTGTAGATCTTTAAACGAAAGAAATGATGCGTGCTTTTGCTCTGTATTTTCTTCTCTCCTAAAAATCACTCTCATACGTGCTAAAAGTTCTTCAATTGCAAACGGTTTTGGAAGATAATCATCAGCTCCACTATCTAACCCTGTCACACGGTCCATAATACTATCACGAGCAGTCAACATAATAATAGGTGTACTTTTAGTTGCTCTTAGTCGACGACATACTTCCAGTCCATTTAATCCTGGTAACATTAAATCAAGTAATATGAGATCATAACTATTTTCAAGTGCTGCTTCTAATCCCTTTCTTCCATCAAGTTGTATATCTACTATATATCCTTCATACTTTAATTCTAATTCTAAAAAATCTGCTAAGCTTTCCTCATCTTCAATAATTAGTATATGTTGCAACGATACTTCCTCCTATACGATTAAATGAATAAGTAATCCTATTCCGAATA
Encoded here:
- a CDS encoding penicillin-binding protein is translated as MHKLQTNKGARYMMIAFIVLFLTMLLRIFYIQAVGVVHNVNVKDLANEQQNKNGVLEANRGTIYDQNGKVLVQDSTTYRIVVNLKGKDKLKDKEDTAQRLADALEVDKEEITKNFHEGRTQVEIGKIGRNLSREAKEEINNLKIPGVSFRTEKARVYPNEDFASYILGFARPDDKGNAKGKFGLEESLDKYLRSTNGNVEYVGSRKGIPLTNDIGKVEPAKNGNNVYLTLDKQINSFLEDAMNKAEQHYDPSMLVGIIADPKTGKILAMSSKPSYNPNKGDIEYFLNDPIANAFEPGSTMKVFTLAAAINEGVYNGKEYFQSGKYAVGSAEIKDHNGGYGWGSITFDEGFERSSNVAFSILEDQLLKPNKFKQYMNKFGFDQKTGIDLPGESKNTLLLNTQIQQVTTSFGQGSTITPIQIVQAATAIANDGKMMQPYIVDKVVNPTNKQVIMENQPKEIGNPIKKETADKVRSLMERVITSSKGTGTMYKVDGYPIGGKTGTAQIPNPENGRYMEGKDNYIFSFLGMAPIDDPELVVYLAIKQPKLKGNEYGAQPLAEIFKPVMKNSLEYLKVKPYTEKQMTDATKQSQLKVQNYENQSMVTVEKSAEKEKLQPVILGEGKLIKQYPQSGEVMSEGDRIFLLGTNAKMPNLKGWSMRDVMYFSKLLKLDLKTSGTGYVTNQSIEKGQDLQEGYTLELELEPPLQPLAEANTN
- a CDS encoding undecaprenyl-diphosphatase — its product is MNYTVFQWINNFAGSSKLLDTLMIAITNSVPYVAILFMLILWFNNGKKENAIRKQYTVLYTTLSVSIALLVNVFIHAVYYHPRPFITHHVNQLVPHAADSSFVSDHSVLVFSIAFVFILRGEKLKYIALIWAILVGVSRMYVGVHYPLDILGAAFLTFITSGLVMQSTRIFEPLAKFIFKMYALVAKRVPFLAKYNHIA
- a CDS encoding zinc-binding dehydrogenase, with the translated sequence MKAIVHQHKKGLKGLEYKLSPEITPKAGEVKVKLKAAGLNHRDLFIMNNRKEMELPLILGSDGAGIVTELGEDVSNITLHTEVIINPSVGWNNTHEIPELPEVLGGPADGTFAEYVIVLAENVVKKPTYLTWEESGVLSLSALTAYRALFTKGRLKSEEHVLIPGIGGGVATYAMLFAKAIGAKVSVTSRIESKRKAAEKYGADFSFNSSGNWEECLHGEKVDLIIDSIGPATFLKYFDILKPNGRIVNFGASSGDKIELPLRALFYNQIDIMGTSMGSSEEFNEMIHFIEEHNIKPIIDKVYPLEEAIQALNRMQQGEQFGNIALRME
- a CDS encoding cell wall metabolism sensor histidine kinase WalK, whose protein sequence is MIKNIMYRIRNLPIKWKLTLWSTTLVFILFILYSALQFIVINKWTIDYEQKQINRQVTEIAAYFQDKNDTLSGKTFENSKEFLNNMIDKHQMIRIIGNDGKPIVTVSRDFNEAWIEPKMVTQDESFIKRHIEDRILVERLPIQTKKFTGTIELAKNLETFDHLLKIILVVMVIAGLCGLVFSFLGGILITKKLLSSVQNITDTMKRIKKNGLNERVPVRENNDELAKLSILFNEMMDEVETSFTQQKQFVEDASHELRTPLTIIQGHLSMLNRWGKNDPAVLDKSLQSSLKEVDRLNKLVSELLELSRAESEQMHPVAVERVHVNSVLKQVTQNFAVLQTDFQFHMKLDADEAYISIPSSYLEQIIIIVMDNAVKYTKEANKYICIESSIQAGKIKISIIDHGAGIPEADLPFVLNRFYRVDKARSRKQGGNGLGLSIAKRLVEKYNGTIQLESKEDEGTIVTITFPYATH
- a CDS encoding response regulator transcription factor, which encodes MQHILIIEDEESLADFLELELKYEGYIVDIQLDGRKGLEAALENSYDLILLDLMLPGLNGLEVCRRLRATKSTPIIMLTARDSIMDRVTGLDSGADDYLPKPFAIEELLARMRVIFRREENTEQKHASFLSFKDLQLQIESRTITKGNEEIELTNKEFELLLMFMKNINRVLTRDILLDQVWGYDAMVETNIVDVYVRYLRNKLHSLDKEEYIQTVRGAGYIMK